The Streptomyces sp. P9-A4 genome contains a region encoding:
- a CDS encoding helix-turn-helix domain-containing protein, with the protein MTTVVSDTGVGPLLRGWREQRRLSQLELALRADSSARHISFVETGRSRPSEEMVLRLAEHLEVPVRERNALLLAAGYAPRYTESPLDAPRLETLREGIERLLQGYEPYPALVVDGSYTVVAANRGIGLLLEGLPEHLLTPPLNTMRITLHPEGLAPRIRNLREWRGHLLAQMERQIGLARSESLRALYAEVAAYPLPPGADTDAAGGSAGASDEEPYPYFALPLRIEHDGRVLSFVSSISTFNTPLDVTVAELAIETFLPADPETVAYLRSLPPVSG; encoded by the coding sequence ATGACGACTGTCGTGAGCGACACGGGGGTGGGGCCGCTGCTGCGCGGCTGGCGCGAGCAGCGGCGGCTGAGCCAGCTGGAGCTGGCGCTGCGCGCCGACTCCTCGGCGCGGCACATCTCGTTCGTGGAGACGGGGCGGTCGCGGCCGAGCGAGGAGATGGTGCTGAGGCTCGCCGAGCACCTGGAGGTGCCGGTCCGCGAGCGGAACGCGCTGCTGCTCGCCGCCGGGTACGCGCCCCGGTACACGGAGTCGCCGCTCGACGCCCCGCGTCTGGAGACGCTCCGGGAGGGCATCGAGCGGCTGCTCCAGGGGTACGAGCCGTATCCGGCGCTCGTGGTGGACGGCTCGTACACGGTGGTGGCGGCCAACCGGGGCATCGGGCTGCTGCTCGAAGGGCTGCCGGAGCATCTGCTGACCCCGCCGCTGAACACGATGCGGATCACCCTGCACCCGGAGGGCCTCGCGCCCCGGATCCGGAACCTGCGGGAGTGGCGGGGGCATCTGCTGGCGCAGATGGAGCGTCAGATCGGTCTGGCGCGCTCGGAGTCGCTGCGCGCGCTGTACGCGGAGGTGGCGGCGTACCCGCTGCCGCCGGGCGCGGACACCGACGCCGCCGGTGGCAGTGCCGGTGCGTCGGACGAGGAGCCGTACCCGTACTTCGCGCTGCCGCTGCGGATCGAGCACGACGGGCGGGTGCTGTCGTTCGTGTCGTCGATCTCGACGTTCAACACGCCGCTGGACGTGACCGTCGCCGAGCTGGCCATCGAGACGTTCCTCCCGGCCGACCCGGAGACGGTCGCGTACCTGCGGTCACTGCCGCCGGTCAGCGGCTAG
- a CDS encoding 4a-hydroxytetrahydrobiopterin dehydratase, which yields MPTQPLSQKEIEDRLRELPGWSVAEDRLTRAYRLDDHFAATALVVHVARIQQELGHHSDLTLGYDTVSLSVNTHSAGGAVTGKDFELAERVEGIAPGHGAR from the coding sequence GTGCCCACACAGCCGCTGTCGCAGAAGGAGATCGAGGACCGACTGCGGGAGCTTCCCGGCTGGTCGGTCGCAGAGGACCGCCTCACCCGCGCCTACCGGCTCGACGACCACTTCGCCGCCACCGCGCTCGTGGTCCATGTGGCCCGGATCCAGCAGGAGCTGGGCCACCACTCCGACCTGACCCTGGGATACGACACCGTCTCCCTGTCCGTGAACACCCACTCCGCGGGCGGCGCCGTCACCGGAAAGGACTTCGAACTCGCCGAGCGCGTCGAAGGGATCGCGCCCGGCCACGGCGCCCGCTGA
- a CDS encoding class I SAM-dependent methyltransferase, which translates to MACGTGLVTERLVRPGLRVHGADAAHAMLRVAAGRAPGRVVRADARRLPLPAAAVDAVSAVWLLHLVPFAPDVVAEAARVLRPGGVLVATVDKDTAHDVGSDIDAILRPHRSAAASDRADLITLHAEAHGLVPAPGTHFRGHGQGATPRDTVRRLRAGYFASWFTGDDPATTDELAAALAALPDQDRPRDDPRYRLACFARRG; encoded by the coding sequence CTGGCCTGCGGCACCGGTCTCGTCACCGAGCGGCTCGTCAGGCCAGGACTGCGCGTCCACGGTGCCGACGCCGCCCACGCCATGCTGCGGGTCGCGGCCGGACGCGCACCGGGCCGGGTCGTACGCGCCGACGCCCGGCGGCTGCCGCTCCCCGCAGCCGCCGTGGACGCGGTCAGCGCCGTCTGGCTGCTGCACCTCGTGCCGTTCGCGCCGGACGTGGTCGCCGAGGCGGCCCGCGTCCTGCGCCCCGGCGGTGTCCTGGTCGCCACCGTCGACAAGGACACCGCCCATGACGTCGGCAGCGACATCGACGCGATCCTGCGGCCCCACCGCTCGGCCGCCGCCTCCGACCGCGCCGATCTGATCACTCTTCACGCGGAGGCCCACGGCCTCGTACCCGCCCCCGGCACCCATTTCAGGGGGCACGGCCAGGGCGCCACCCCGCGAGACACCGTACGGAGGCTGCGGGCCGGGTACTTCGCCTCCTGGTTCACCGGCGACGACCCGGCCACGACCGATGAACTCGCCGCCGCCCTGGCGGCCCTGCCGGACCAGGACCGCCCCCGCGACGACCCCCGCTACCGGCTGGCGTGCTTCGCCAGGCGCGGCTGA
- a CDS encoding NmrA family NAD(P)-binding protein — protein sequence MTNQTNNSQDTHTTQNTQNAQGTQDGGAAPTVLVTSATGKTGQRVAERLAARGATVRAGSRTGATPFDWEAPDTWAPALRGADSAYVAYYPDLAAPGAVEAMRTFGRLAVEAGVGRLTLLSGRGEPEAVAAEEALREAADGVELTVVRASFFAQNFSEGLLAEGVAAGSVVFPAGDTAEPFIDAGDLADVVVETLTDDRHAGRTHELTGPRPLGFAEVAAEISRASGRPVVYEPVSEADYAGFLAGFGLPAPEAEWVANLFATLLDGHNASVTDGVKQVLGRDPRPFADFATEAWDGRTSAS from the coding sequence ATGACGAACCAGACGAACAACTCTCAGGACACTCACACCACTCAGAACACCCAGAACGCCCAGGGCACTCAGGACGGCGGAGCCGCGCCGACGGTTCTCGTCACGAGCGCCACCGGCAAGACCGGGCAGCGCGTCGCCGAGCGGCTCGCGGCGCGCGGGGCGACGGTCCGCGCCGGGTCCCGTACCGGCGCGACCCCCTTCGACTGGGAGGCCCCGGACACCTGGGCCCCCGCGCTGCGCGGCGCCGACTCCGCGTACGTGGCCTACTACCCGGACCTCGCCGCCCCCGGCGCGGTCGAGGCGATGCGGACCTTCGGCCGGCTGGCCGTGGAGGCCGGGGTGGGGCGGCTCACCCTGCTGTCCGGGCGCGGGGAGCCGGAGGCGGTCGCGGCGGAGGAGGCCCTGCGGGAGGCGGCCGACGGGGTGGAACTGACCGTCGTACGAGCCTCGTTCTTCGCGCAGAACTTCTCCGAGGGGCTGCTCGCCGAGGGCGTCGCGGCCGGCTCGGTCGTCTTCCCGGCGGGTGACACCGCGGAGCCGTTCATCGACGCCGGCGACCTCGCGGACGTGGTCGTGGAGACCCTGACGGACGACCGCCACGCGGGCCGGACGCACGAGCTGACGGGGCCCCGGCCGCTGGGCTTCGCGGAGGTGGCGGCGGAGATCTCCCGCGCCTCGGGCCGTCCGGTGGTCTACGAGCCGGTGTCCGAGGCCGACTACGCCGGATTCCTCGCGGGCTTCGGGCTCCCGGCCCCGGAGGCCGAATGGGTGGCGAATCTCTTCGCGACGCTCCTCGACGGCCACAACGCCTCGGTGACGGACGGGGTGAAGCAGGTGCTGGGCCGCGACCCGCGCCCGTTCGCCGACTTCGCGACGGAGGCGTGGGACGGTCGGACGTCCGCGTCCTGA
- a CDS encoding AraC family transcriptional regulator, protein MDVLAGLLDGPRARGAFLLRMIMEPPWSVRIEDGAPICLMCVTSGEAWIVPGTGDPVLLRPGDIAIARGPEPYTVADAPDAPPRARIGPDGTCSTLSGEPLAQTMRLGVRTWGNAPDGGTTVLIGTYLMDGEVGRRLLDALPDLLHLPADVWNCPLMPFLDEEIARDEPGQSVVLDRVLDLLLIAAVRAWFSRPGAEAPAWYRAMGDPVVGRALRLLQDDPAHPWTVASLAAKTGVSRASLARRFTELVGEPPMAYLTDWRLALAADLLRETDATVESVARQVGYSGAFALSAAFKRVRGVSPQEHRTGA, encoded by the coding sequence ATGGACGTACTCGCCGGACTCCTCGACGGCCCCCGCGCCAGGGGCGCCTTCCTGCTCCGCATGATCATGGAACCGCCGTGGTCCGTACGCATCGAGGACGGTGCGCCGATCTGTCTGATGTGCGTCACCTCGGGCGAGGCCTGGATCGTCCCCGGCACCGGCGACCCCGTCCTGCTGCGGCCCGGTGACATCGCCATCGCCCGGGGCCCGGAGCCGTACACCGTCGCCGACGCCCCCGATGCGCCGCCCCGTGCCCGTATCGGACCCGACGGCACCTGCTCCACCCTCTCCGGGGAGCCGCTCGCCCAGACCATGCGGCTCGGCGTCCGCACCTGGGGCAACGCCCCGGACGGCGGAACCACGGTGCTCATCGGCACCTATCTGATGGACGGCGAGGTCGGCCGCCGACTGCTCGACGCCCTGCCGGACCTGCTGCACCTGCCCGCGGACGTGTGGAACTGCCCCCTCATGCCCTTCCTCGACGAGGAGATCGCCCGCGACGAACCCGGCCAGAGCGTCGTCCTCGACCGGGTACTCGACCTGCTGCTCATCGCCGCCGTCCGTGCCTGGTTCTCCCGGCCCGGCGCCGAGGCGCCCGCCTGGTACCGGGCCATGGGCGACCCGGTCGTCGGCCGGGCGCTCCGGCTGCTCCAGGACGACCCCGCCCATCCCTGGACCGTCGCGTCGCTCGCCGCGAAGACCGGGGTGTCGCGCGCCTCGCTCGCCCGCCGCTTCACCGAACTCGTCGGCGAGCCCCCGATGGCGTACCTCACCGACTGGCGGCTCGCGCTCGCCGCCGACCTGCTGCGCGAGACGGACGCCACCGTCGAGTCCGTCGCCCGGCAGGTCGGCTACAGCGGGGCCTTCGCCCTGAGCGCCGCGTTCAAGCGGGTCAGGGGCGTCAGCCCGCAGGAACACCGCACGGGGGCGTGA
- a CDS encoding class I SAM-dependent methyltransferase, whose product MTQQIASHDGHAHGEGHGHQHSAGHAAAPGHKHGHGHKHGHDSTHLDWNEIAPLLERQAEVAGPAYADAAAWLGTLAPVPGVRRVLDIGSGPGVITGLLAEAFPAAETVAVDGTPELLVRAEARARARGLGARVSTLHAELPEGIAVLGPADLIWAGNSMHHMGDQRAALVEFAGLLNPGGVMALVEGGLPTRHLPWHIGIGRPGFEARLDAAHADWFGEMRAELPGSKDEPDDWRALLASAGLTPAGTRTFLTDLPAPVSPLVRELVISHYTRLQEGWGGRLDADDVATLDRLLDPSDELSLHHRTDLYYLTARTVHTARKG is encoded by the coding sequence ATGACTCAGCAGATCGCGTCCCACGACGGACACGCCCACGGCGAGGGCCACGGCCACCAGCACTCCGCCGGCCACGCGGCAGCCCCGGGCCACAAGCACGGCCACGGTCACAAGCACGGTCACGACAGCACCCATCTCGACTGGAACGAGATCGCTCCGCTCCTGGAGCGGCAGGCCGAGGTCGCGGGCCCCGCCTACGCGGACGCCGCCGCCTGGCTCGGCACGCTCGCCCCGGTGCCGGGCGTCCGCCGGGTCCTCGACATCGGCAGCGGTCCCGGTGTCATCACCGGTCTGCTCGCGGAGGCCTTCCCGGCCGCCGAGACGGTCGCCGTCGACGGCACCCCCGAACTCCTCGTCCGCGCGGAGGCCCGTGCGCGGGCGCGAGGCCTCGGCGCCCGCGTCTCCACCCTGCACGCCGAACTCCCCGAGGGCATCGCGGTCCTGGGCCCGGCCGACCTGATCTGGGCCGGCAACTCGATGCACCACATGGGCGACCAGCGGGCCGCGCTCGTCGAGTTCGCCGGGCTGCTGAACCCCGGCGGTGTGATGGCCCTCGTCGAGGGCGGGCTGCCCACCCGTCATCTGCCCTGGCACATCGGCATCGGCCGGCCCGGCTTCGAGGCCCGCCTCGACGCCGCCCACGCCGACTGGTTCGGCGAGATGCGCGCCGAACTCCCCGGCTCCAAGGACGAGCCGGACGACTGGCGGGCGCTCCTCGCCTCCGCCGGACTCACCCCGGCCGGCACCAGGACCTTCCTCACCGACCTCCCCGCGCCGGTGTCCCCGCTGGTGCGGGAGCTGGTCATCTCCCACTACACCCGGCTCCAGGAGGGCTGGGGCGGCCGTCTCGACGCGGACGACGTGGCGACCCTCGACCGGCTCCTGGACCCGTCCGACGAGCTGTCCCTGCACCACCGCACGGACCTGTACTACCTCACGGCCCGCACGGTCCACACCGCCCGCAAGGGCTGA
- a CDS encoding RICIN domain-containing protein, with amino-acid sequence MSGSPVPVEEGLYRVRNVASGLLLEVYEGSGRSGANVQQGAERGTPGQHWHISSVPNGGGLHHLVNAASGKRLDVAGASTENGANIQQWKANNFGAQEWIIEQDLQSPGTVALVSFVSGLFLEVADGSKDDGGNVRQWEDTDSPFQWWRLEPVS; translated from the coding sequence GTGAGTGGTTCTCCGGTGCCCGTCGAGGAGGGCCTCTACCGGGTGCGGAACGTGGCCAGCGGGCTGCTCCTGGAGGTGTACGAAGGGTCGGGCCGCAGCGGTGCCAACGTGCAGCAGGGCGCCGAGCGCGGAACTCCCGGGCAGCACTGGCACATCAGCTCCGTGCCCAACGGCGGCGGGCTCCACCACCTGGTCAACGCGGCCAGCGGCAAACGGCTCGACGTCGCGGGCGCGTCCACGGAGAACGGCGCCAACATCCAGCAGTGGAAGGCGAACAACTTCGGCGCGCAGGAGTGGATCATCGAGCAGGACCTGCAGTCGCCGGGGACGGTCGCGCTGGTGAGCTTCGTCAGCGGCCTGTTCCTGGAGGTCGCCGACGGTTCGAAGGACGACGGAGGCAACGTACGGCAGTGGGAGGACACCGACTCCCCGTTCCAGTGGTGGCGGCTGGAGCCGGTGTCCTGA
- a CDS encoding SUKH-4 family immunity protein — MTAHEPTLPAPRDDAALFDDPARVLRHDRAELRARLAALPGHHGGVGREVFTQAEAVFGTDPVTTAEFASWLHFAATVLGHREYAEEVAAAEPGLPWRTVWAWWRPVGAYQAEPNLSGDGYAGVYGTDAGPLLRVSALWCEDTWFDLATGVLRDAPDPGAAVPYEETEPDGPWLFDTDDESWALHVPDAWEEPVPLDGGRYVFQDARGVAVVEQNDKALADWPSGGAGASGPTPPDGGPWFRPGTRNTEAGEPLTAARLDRIFGPSRVVRVPAADLPAALTHEPTRALLAGAGLPRRWAAGVTSFAVDAQPLGPGPEGLMRVGAFDLGYCDPGEVFVDPTTGAVGMRQPDGSHGPGGDAVFPLARDLDAFVRLLEGVRRHMGACWDPYPGEAGVSAFLRAMDAVDAGALAEGAPGAGVWEHLFASVTELGVYGY, encoded by the coding sequence GTGACCGCACACGAACCCACCCTCCCCGCCCCGCGCGACGACGCCGCCCTGTTCGACGACCCCGCCCGCGTCCTGCGCCACGACCGCGCCGAACTCCGCGCCCGCCTCGCCGCCCTGCCCGGCCACCACGGCGGAGTGGGGCGGGAGGTCTTCACCCAGGCCGAGGCCGTCTTCGGGACCGACCCCGTGACGACGGCCGAGTTCGCGTCCTGGCTGCACTTCGCCGCGACGGTCCTCGGCCACCGGGAGTACGCCGAGGAGGTGGCGGCCGCCGAACCGGGCCTCCCGTGGCGGACGGTGTGGGCCTGGTGGCGGCCGGTCGGCGCGTACCAAGCGGAGCCGAACCTCAGCGGCGACGGCTACGCCGGGGTGTACGGGACCGACGCCGGGCCCCTTCTCAGAGTGTCGGCGCTGTGGTGCGAGGACACCTGGTTCGACCTGGCCACCGGCGTCCTGCGGGACGCCCCGGACCCGGGCGCGGCCGTGCCGTACGAGGAGACGGAGCCGGACGGCCCCTGGCTCTTCGACACGGACGACGAGTCCTGGGCGCTGCACGTCCCGGACGCCTGGGAGGAACCCGTCCCGCTCGACGGCGGGCGCTATGTCTTCCAGGACGCGCGCGGGGTCGCCGTCGTCGAGCAGAACGACAAGGCGCTCGCCGACTGGCCGAGCGGCGGCGCCGGCGCCTCCGGTCCGACGCCGCCGGACGGCGGCCCCTGGTTCCGGCCCGGGACGAGGAACACCGAGGCCGGCGAACCGCTCACCGCCGCCCGCCTCGACCGGATCTTCGGCCCCTCCCGGGTCGTCCGCGTGCCGGCCGCCGACCTCCCCGCCGCCCTCACCCACGAGCCGACCCGGGCCCTGCTCGCCGGGGCCGGACTGCCCCGCCGCTGGGCGGCCGGCGTGACGTCCTTCGCCGTCGACGCGCAGCCGCTGGGCCCCGGCCCCGAGGGCCTGATGCGCGTGGGCGCCTTCGATCTCGGGTACTGCGACCCGGGCGAGGTGTTCGTCGATCCGACGACGGGAGCGGTCGGCATGCGGCAGCCCGACGGCAGCCACGGCCCGGGCGGCGACGCCGTCTTCCCGCTCGCCCGCGACCTGGACGCCTTCGTCCGCCTCCTGGAGGGCGTACGCCGACACATGGGCGCCTGCTGGGACCCGTATCCGGGGGAGGCGGGCGTGTCGGCCTTCCTCCGCGCGATGGACGCCGTCGACGCCGGAGCGCTGGCCGAGGGGGCGCCCGGCGCCGGGGTCTGGGAGCACCTCTTCGCTTCCGTCACCGAACTCGGCGTGTACGGCTACTGA
- a CDS encoding aldo/keto reductase: MPQLGFGVWQVPDDEAADAVATALEAGYRSIDTAAIYGNEEGTGRALAASGIARDDLFVTTKLWNSEQGYDSTLKAFDDSLDKLGLDHVDLYLIHWPVPAKDAYVDTYRAFEKIYADGRAKAIGVSNFLPEHLERLIGETSVVPAVNQIELHPQLTQAASREVHARHGIATEAWSPLGSGKGLLDVPAIVAIGRKHGRTPAQVVLRWHLQLGNVVIPKSVTPSRIRENIEVFDFELDAEDLAAIAALDESRRLGPDPAEFNVGA; this comes from the coding sequence ATGCCGCAGCTGGGCTTCGGTGTCTGGCAGGTGCCGGACGACGAGGCCGCGGACGCCGTGGCGACGGCTCTGGAGGCCGGCTACCGCTCGATCGACACCGCCGCGATCTACGGGAACGAGGAGGGCACCGGCCGTGCCCTCGCCGCCTCCGGGATCGCCCGCGACGACCTCTTCGTCACCACCAAGCTGTGGAACAGCGAGCAGGGCTACGACTCGACGCTCAAGGCTTTCGACGACTCTCTCGACAAGCTCGGCCTCGACCACGTCGACCTGTACCTGATCCACTGGCCGGTGCCGGCCAAGGACGCGTACGTCGACACCTACCGGGCGTTCGAGAAGATCTACGCGGACGGGCGCGCCAAGGCGATCGGCGTCTCGAACTTCCTCCCGGAGCACCTGGAGCGGCTGATCGGCGAGACCTCGGTCGTGCCCGCCGTGAACCAGATCGAGCTGCACCCGCAGCTCACCCAGGCGGCCTCGCGCGAGGTGCACGCCCGGCACGGGATCGCGACCGAGGCCTGGTCGCCGCTCGGCTCCGGCAAGGGCCTCCTGGACGTCCCGGCGATCGTCGCGATCGGCCGCAAGCACGGACGCACCCCGGCCCAGGTCGTGCTGCGCTGGCACCTCCAGCTGGGGAACGTGGTCATCCCGAAGTCCGTCACCCCCTCCCGCATCCGGGAGAACATCGAGGTCTTCGACTTCGAGCTGGACGCCGAGGACCTGGCCGCCATCGCCGCGCTCGACGAGAGCCGCCGTCTCGGCCCGGACCCGGCGGAGTTCAACGTCGGCGCCTGA
- a CDS encoding AMP-dependent synthetase/ligase, with protein sequence MREFTVPPVEAAPQVGGLADAVFDRALAEPDRVSFGRKGPDGEWREVSAARFRDEVLGLAKGLIAEGVRFGDRVAIMARTRYEWTLFDFALWTVGAQPVPVYPTSSAEQVFWMLYDSEVTACVVEHEDHAMTIGSVIDRLPRLQRLWQLDAGAVDELTAAGADIDEDVVHRHRRAVTPETVATVIYTSGTTGRPKGCVITHANFMFETDMLVGRWEPVFRSRPGEQASTLLFLPLAHVFGRMVEVAAVRGGVKLGHQPVMAAGELLPDLAAFRPSFVLAVPYVFEKVFHAARRKAERDGKAGPFDKAVEVAVAYAEALEQKAFGTGPGPSAALRVQHQFFEKTVYVKVRAALGGRLRHAMSGGSAMDRRQGLFFAGAGITVYEGYGLTESSAAATANPPERTKYGTVGQPVPGTTVHIAEDGEVWLYGGQVFSGYLNAPEATAAVLNDGWLATGDLGALDEDGYLTITGRKKEILVTSGGKSVAPTALEERVRAHPLISQCIVVGNDRPYVAALVTLDQEAVEHWLAMQGRPPLAPSELVRDPSLETEIRRGVVAANTLVSQAESIRTFRILAHPFSEEHGLLTPSLKLKRKAIERAYAAEVAALYG encoded by the coding sequence GTGCGCGAGTTCACCGTGCCGCCCGTCGAGGCGGCGCCTCAGGTCGGCGGTCTGGCGGACGCCGTGTTCGACCGCGCCCTGGCCGAGCCGGACCGGGTGTCCTTCGGCCGGAAGGGTCCGGACGGGGAGTGGCGTGAGGTCTCGGCGGCGCGGTTCAGGGACGAGGTCCTCGGCCTCGCGAAGGGCCTGATCGCGGAGGGCGTGCGGTTCGGCGACCGGGTCGCGATCATGGCCCGTACCCGCTACGAGTGGACGCTGTTCGACTTCGCGCTGTGGACGGTGGGCGCGCAGCCCGTGCCCGTGTACCCGACCTCCTCCGCCGAGCAGGTCTTCTGGATGCTGTACGACTCCGAGGTCACGGCGTGCGTGGTGGAGCACGAGGACCACGCGATGACGATCGGCTCGGTGATCGACCGGCTGCCCCGGCTCCAGCGGCTGTGGCAGCTGGACGCGGGCGCCGTGGACGAGCTGACGGCGGCGGGGGCCGACATCGACGAGGACGTCGTGCACCGGCACCGCAGGGCGGTGACCCCGGAGACGGTGGCGACGGTCATCTACACCTCGGGGACGACCGGCCGCCCGAAGGGCTGTGTGATCACCCACGCCAACTTCATGTTCGAGACGGACATGCTGGTGGGCCGCTGGGAGCCGGTGTTCCGTTCCCGGCCGGGCGAGCAGGCCTCGACGCTGCTGTTCCTGCCGCTCGCGCACGTCTTCGGGCGGATGGTGGAGGTCGCGGCGGTCCGCGGCGGGGTGAAGCTGGGGCACCAGCCGGTGATGGCGGCGGGCGAGCTGCTGCCGGACCTCGCGGCGTTCCGGCCGAGCTTCGTCCTGGCGGTGCCGTACGTCTTCGAGAAGGTCTTCCACGCGGCCCGCCGCAAGGCGGAGCGGGACGGGAAGGCGGGCCCGTTCGACAAGGCCGTCGAGGTGGCGGTCGCGTACGCGGAGGCGCTGGAGCAGAAGGCGTTCGGAACCGGCCCCGGGCCCTCGGCGGCGCTGCGCGTGCAGCACCAGTTCTTCGAGAAGACGGTGTACGTGAAGGTCCGCGCCGCCCTGGGCGGGCGGCTGCGGCACGCGATGTCGGGCGGTTCGGCGATGGACCGCCGGCAGGGACTGTTCTTCGCGGGCGCGGGGATCACGGTGTACGAGGGGTACGGGCTGACGGAGTCGTCGGCCGCCGCCACCGCGAACCCGCCGGAGCGGACGAAGTACGGCACGGTCGGGCAGCCGGTGCCGGGGACGACGGTGCACATCGCGGAGGACGGCGAGGTCTGGCTGTACGGCGGCCAGGTCTTCTCCGGCTACCTCAACGCCCCCGAGGCGACGGCCGCCGTGCTCAACGACGGCTGGCTCGCCACCGGGGACCTGGGCGCCCTCGACGAGGACGGCTATCTGACGATCACCGGGCGCAAGAAGGAGATCCTGGTGACCTCGGGCGGCAAGAGCGTCGCGCCGACGGCTCTGGAGGAGCGGGTCCGGGCGCATCCGCTGATATCCCAGTGCATCGTCGTCGGCAACGACCGGCCGTACGTCGCCGCGCTGGTGACGCTCGACCAGGAGGCGGTGGAGCACTGGCTCGCGATGCAGGGGCGCCCGCCGCTCGCGCCGTCGGAGCTGGTGCGCGACCCGTCCCTGGAGACCGAGATCCGGCGGGGGGTGGTGGCGGCGAACACGCTCGTCTCGCAGGCCGAGTCGATCCGCACCTTCCGCATCCTGGCGCATCCGTTCAGCGAGGAGCACGGGCTGCTCACCCCGTCGCTGAAACTCAAGCGGAAGGCGATCGAGCGGGCGTACGCGGCGGAGGTCGCGGCGCTGTACGGCTGA
- a CDS encoding LysR substrate-binding domain-containing protein: MYEPTQLRTFLAVAQTLSFTRAADRLGLRQSTVSQHVRRLEEATGRPLFTRDTHRVALTEDGEAMLGFARTILQAHERAAAFFGGTRLRGRLRFGASEDFVTTRLPEILESFRREHPEVDLELTVELSGTLQARLAAGRLDLILAKRRGTESEGRLVWEDTLIWIGAPGLRLEADRPVPLILYPPPGITRARALEALEAQGRAWRIACTSSSLSANVAAARAGLGVMAHTRGMVPPGLVPLPARAGLPELGDVGFVLRAGRRGGAVQEAADALAEAILAGGDRLHRPG; encoded by the coding sequence GTGTACGAGCCCACCCAGTTGCGCACCTTCCTCGCCGTCGCCCAGACACTGAGCTTCACCCGGGCCGCCGACCGGCTCGGGCTGCGGCAGTCGACCGTCAGCCAGCACGTGCGGCGCCTTGAGGAGGCCACCGGCCGGCCGCTCTTCACCCGGGACACCCACCGGGTGGCGCTGACCGAGGACGGCGAGGCCATGCTCGGATTCGCGCGCACGATCCTCCAGGCGCACGAGCGGGCGGCGGCGTTCTTCGGCGGGACCCGGCTGCGCGGGCGGCTGCGGTTCGGGGCGTCGGAGGACTTCGTGACGACCCGGCTGCCGGAGATCCTGGAGTCGTTCCGGCGCGAGCACCCCGAGGTCGACCTCGAACTGACGGTCGAACTGTCCGGAACGCTCCAGGCCCGGCTGGCCGCGGGGCGGCTCGATCTGATCCTGGCGAAACGGCGCGGCACGGAGAGCGAGGGCCGGCTCGTGTGGGAGGACACGCTGATCTGGATCGGCGCGCCGGGGCTGCGGCTCGAAGCGGACCGTCCGGTCCCGCTGATCCTGTACCCGCCGCCGGGGATCACCCGGGCGCGGGCGCTTGAGGCCCTGGAGGCGCAGGGCCGGGCCTGGCGGATCGCGTGTACGAGTTCCAGCCTGAGCGCGAACGTGGCGGCGGCCCGCGCGGGGCTCGGGGTGATGGCGCACACCCGGGGCATGGTGCCGCCGGGTCTCGTGCCGCTGCCGGCCCGTGCGGGGCTTCCGGAGCTGGGCGACGTGGGCTTCGTGCTGCGTGCGGGGCGGCGGGGCGGGGCGGTGCAGGAGGCGGCGGACGCGTTGGCGGAGGCGATCCTGGCGGGCGGGGACCGGCTGCACCGGCCGGGCTGA